Proteins from a genomic interval of Pseudomonas versuta:
- a CDS encoding fumarylacetoacetate hydrolase family protein yields the protein MKLLRIGNKGQERPALLDNNGQLRDLSAVVTDIAGATLSPQSIARLQEIDPSTLPLVEGSPRIGACVGQVGKFICIGLNYADHAAETGAAIPAEPVVFSKWTSAIVGPDDDIEIPRNSRKTDWEVELGVVIGKGGRYISESDALEHVAGYCVINDVSEREFQLELGGTWDKGKGCDTFGPLGPWLVTRDEIADPHQLDLWLEVDGKRYQNGNTRTMIFQIPKIISYLSQFMSLQPGDVISTGTPPGVGLGIKPEPVYLRAGQQIRLGIAGLGEQNQRTVNAE from the coding sequence ATGAAACTGCTGCGCATCGGTAACAAAGGCCAGGAACGTCCCGCCCTGCTTGATAACAACGGTCAATTGCGCGACTTGTCCGCAGTGGTCACTGATATCGCAGGCGCTACCCTGAGCCCGCAAAGTATTGCCCGCCTGCAAGAGATCGACCCGTCAACCCTGCCGCTGGTAGAAGGCTCGCCACGCATTGGCGCCTGTGTCGGCCAGGTCGGCAAGTTCATTTGCATCGGCCTCAACTACGCCGACCACGCCGCCGAAACCGGCGCCGCCATCCCGGCCGAACCGGTGGTTTTCAGCAAGTGGACCAGCGCCATCGTCGGCCCCGACGACGATATCGAAATCCCGCGCAACTCCCGCAAAACCGACTGGGAAGTCGAGCTGGGCGTTGTCATCGGCAAGGGCGGGCGCTATATCAGCGAAAGCGACGCCCTGGAACATGTAGCCGGTTACTGCGTGATCAATGACGTGTCCGAGCGCGAGTTCCAGCTGGAGCTGGGCGGCACCTGGGACAAAGGCAAAGGCTGCGACACCTTTGGCCCGCTCGGCCCGTGGCTGGTCACCCGGGATGAAATCGCCGACCCGCATCAGCTCGACCTGTGGCTGGAAGTCGATGGCAAGCGCTACCAGAACGGCAACACGCGGACGATGATTTTCCAGATCCCGAAAATCATCAGCTACCTCAGCCAGTTCATGAGCCTGCAACCGGGCGATGTGATTTCCACCGGCACCCCGCCTGGCGTCGGCCTGGGCATCAAGCCCGAGCCGGTGTACCTGCGCGCCGGTCAGCAGATCCGCCTGGGCATCGCCGGCCTGGGCGAACAAAACCAACGCACCGTGAATGCCGAGTGA